The DNA window GATAACCATAAAATATTCCAAATAGGATTCTCCAAAAGGTGTCATCATCTTTCCAAGTTGGAACACTTTTTTTTCTGTCAGAGGATTCAGTTGAGACCATGTTTGAAAATAGAtctaagttaaaaaattattggatATTTCTCATCTGGATCCGGATTTAGATCAAAATCCAGACACATAAAGTTTTTGAGTTCACTGATCTTTGGATACATAAAAAACTATGAGATCTTCCCCCTATTGATCATTTGCAGTAAGCTACAAAAAGGAATGCACATATCAAATTCAATTGTAGCGTTAGTCATAATATACTGACCCTTCAGAAACGTCGCTAGGCTCATTAAGCAGTTGAAGAAACTCTGTGTGATGCTCTTGTATAAGTCTTAACAGTTGTGGATTTTGCTTCCCAAGCTCCTGAAGCATGGGCTGCACACAAAAAGAAGATATGATCTACCAACCCAAAAACCCATCCAAATAAGCATTTTTGCAAAACGGATTATCAAAAACACACCTGTAAAATTTGTGGATTTGATTGAACCATAGTGCGTAATGCTTGGAACTGAAAGCCAAATTCACAAAGAacccattaaaaataaattgtgccAGCATCACGGCAGGGACCTGCttaaatgattttcatttttataagtttttaaagTCTCATTAGATGACTGAAAGTTGTCAATCTGGGTACTCCAAGCTTTGACCTAGACTACCAATTACCAATGGGCtattttggtatacaaaaaaatcatcttgattgtgattggttatgcatctaaaaattaaaatgatctaaaatataatttgatcatGATCTTATCGTGAGcaagaaaaaaaatctctatatcAAATGAGGCAAACAAATCACtattatttggatcatgatatagaaaatgatttatatacCAAAAGAAGCAAAAAAATCCCACTATAATTTGACTGATCCAAAATAATCATGATGCAGAAcaaatcttataccaaacgaAAAAAATAACTTTCAGTTTTAACTTTGTCGATTTTCCAATGTAATCGTGACAAATATAAGTTTCCAAATAGGATGAATGAAGAGTAATCAAAACCTGTTGGTTGCTTCTGAGAAAAACAAGAGAACCAAGTCCATCGTTGCCACCACCAGAAATTGCTTCCTGTTACATCTTAACCATGCAATAaacagaaaaaaatatatagaggaCAAAGGAAGAAACTGAGAATGCTACCTGCGGAAACAAGTTTAGTGGAGATGAATTGGGTGCTCCGATAGAAGAAGCATTAGAAACTGTGCCCATTCCAGTCCCTTCCAAGGCAACCTGACTTGTAGGAAAGTGAGGCACAGGGACTGCAACTTCTGTTGTTTCTGGAATTCCCTACAATGTTAATAGATATATCAATATCTCACATGCCAAAAGAAACTAAAATTAACAAGTTCAAGGGCATACTGAATATAAGTAATCTACAGCTCGCTCAGGATTGTTGTAAGCAGCTCGAAGAGCTCGAGTGACAGTTTCCTTATCCCAGTTGCCACCCCCCATATCAATTATTTGTTGAATGGTCTGCTCAAGATTACTAGAAGCAACCAAGTTTGAAGCTGCGTGAGTATAGGTATCAGATGATGAACTGCAAAAGCAAACATAGTACCATTGTAGAAGTAGCTCCAATATTTATCTACATAAATTAGAATTTACTTGTATTTCTAGTAGATAAAGGactgtattttataattaatttttcttttctgaAATGAAGAACTATCTTTATTCTCTCAAAAGAGAATCTATCAGTCTAAAAGCATTCTTTTTGTGGAACACATTCCACAATCCGGATATTTCAGACCTGGCTTACTCCACAAAGATTCTTCATTCTCCATTCCTCATCATCATAACTAAGTTTGGAGATGTGTCTTGATCGTCTTCCTCAGAAGACTCATTTTAGACACAAGTTAGACAGGTCATTTGAAAGGCTAAAAGATATAATGTTGGCCAAAGGCTTCAAGTCTTCAACAAATCCTAGCAACTCTCACACGTCCAGATATTTGCTTTAGAGTTGGTTCTATAAGTCAATTAATGAACTCTTCTATCAAAGAACATAAGGAAGCAGTGTGGAGAACTCTTAGTACCTTAAGCTCACACCTAGAAAGggattattataaaataaaaatgaagctaAAATGAGAAGTATAAGTAACAAGTTCAACATGTACAATCCAGCATTAGGAGAAGTGGAAGTAGCTCCAATATTTATCTGGATAAATAGAATTTACTTGTTGAATTAATCTTCGGCTTATTTATTTCGAGTAGGTAAAGGACTCCCTATTGATGTGTactttatattaaacttttctGAATAAAAGATATATCTTTAGTCTCTCAATATCCACAAGTGCATATACAAAGTATGCTTTCAGTAATGATTAGTACTCATCACAAATGAAACAAGGAAAACACCCATAGAGGTTTATATATGGAAATTTATAATGTGCATGTTTAAAATGCACACTACTGTACAAAATTGCTCCATTAAGGTTGTCTGTCAATGATTTTCAGGTTTCCACTAGAGCGGGAAATTAAGAAGCAGAGTTTATTCATAACTCTGTTTTTCCAGTTACTAGCATATCATTGAACTTCTTCCATGCTCTTCACACCCATGGAACATGCAAAGAAACCATAAAACGCCTCTAAGTGAAATAACAAAAATACTGCATTGAAACCTACccatcaattaaataaaatgaagcaTGACGAGCACTGGTTAAACACATTATCCACCAAAAATTGGGACTGATTACTTAAAGGCCGTCTTACTTTCCAAGAAGAGGTCAAATTCAAGATTGATGTTTGGTAGTTCAAGTGGTGGAATAGATGCAGTTCATACTTAGAAGTGGCTGCTTTGGAAACAACGTCAGCGGAGCTCTCTGGAATCCTGCTTCATTGAAGATAGTTAAACCAGAGTTAgcttttaatattttggaaacacatattgtttttgttttgtatatGGATCCATTTCCAAATACAGAAACGTTGGAAAACTAAATTTagtcaaaagaaaattttatttatgtttctgtATCTGGATACAGATTCAAAAACAAATAGAGTTTCCAAATTAGGGACACCGCTCACTTTGTTTCAGCCGGAGTTTCTGGCGCTGGAGTGATAGTTGATTGTGGTTGAGCAGTCAATCCAGGCTGTTCAATGACAAGACAAATGTTACACTTTTCTTACTGATGACAGAAATGAACGATCATAATATTTTGGGAAGGACTAAATAGTAAATACCTGGGTGGAAGAGGATGCACTGGCGCCCAATGTTTTACTCTGTCAATACAACAAACTAACagtgaaaaagaaaaacatgtgTAGACCAATTGAAAAAGGTATGAAATAAACGAACCTTGCTCAACATGACGACAAGAAAACCATCTTCAGAGACCTTGTTATCCACCAGGGTACTCTCATCTTTCAAAACCTTGCCATTATGAATCAACAATTGTTGTCCACAAGGATAATTATCTTTTCCTTGGATATCTTCAATGTTCTTCTTAACTGCCATGATCTACACACAATTCATGTTCATGTTCATGTTTTCCATAGATCATGATTAATAGTTATACCTAATAAGCAAAACTAAATGAGTTAGCGTTTTTTATACACTATCATTTGTTCAGCTTCTTCTTCAGAGGAAGGAGAAAAGAGgaaatgaaaaacataaatagaAATCTGATGTGCGGGGCGAACCCAAGACGTCAAAATGTTGATCAAATCGATTATGTTTAACATGACACACATCAATTAATAAAGGTTTTATGAGAAGATAGAAATCATGCACGTAAGAATAAACATGGAGGTACTTACTGTGTCGGAGGGTTGAACCTTAATTTCGAAATGGCTTCCTTTCAAAGTCTTAACATTAAGCTTCATATTCAAAATCAACAGGATTCAgaggaaagaaagagaaaaatcaTCAACTTTTTTGCAGATCAATCTAGTTGAAGGAGGGGTAGTAATCATGGTAGGAATAGATAAACTTGTGCCTAAACTTTGTAAAATAAAGCCACTCTACCCTTAACTTTTTGtgtcaatataaaaaaaaaaaaatcaattttacattttgtcataatttttaacatattatttttaaaattaattcagtAACGGACTCATGATACTGGGTTAGGAGTggactttaaaaaaattgaaggtGGTCTTAAAAacataatgataaaaaatttagataataCGAGTGAATATAagtaaattttaccattttttaataattaaataaataattagtcaattatattgatttttttaaagaaattagaaaataatatcacatttatattaatttttttttttttaagggtGAGCCGAGAACCCTACACAATCCGACCTTGAATTAATGTAATTTGGAGTTTGAACAATAATAAACAATTCATGGTTACTTTTTTGTATGAGTCTAAGTGAGGGGCTCAAAGATCTACAACACCATCTTTCATATTAATcaaaactcatacaaaataaattatttcaaataaaatatcaaatttagttaaatatatatttaatattttgataattaaccTAATAAATCTGTAGGAACTAGGGGAGTAAAGAATAGGCTAAAAGTCCTTGTCCTCATTTACAAGTTCATTTGCTGCCtcattgttttaaatttttctcTTGTTCTGTTATTACTCTTTACAATTACACTACAACTTTCCGTACATACCTTGATAGTATCAAATATTTGAGATTTTCGTGTCCCCAACCCTAACAAATGTCAAATATTCGATTTTCCTGTCCCCGACCCTATCTATTTACCGCAATTATTAATTTCTATTCATTACGAATCTAATTATCAATgatgtaaataaaaatgaaaaatcacaAACAAGAAAACATTTATACCAAATACTTCAAAGTTTGATGAacaaataagaatttaaatatatttgaagaatatataaatgtgatatattaagaaaactaataaacattttaagaaaaaacactCATATCAATATGTTAAAAACATAGTTAAATCTTATATTGATCtcttacacattttttttaaatcacacgaTCTGTTAAGCAAATGGAAGAACACTAATAAACTCTTAATTTGATAAGAAATTAATAGTGGAAGACAAGAatgttagaaatattttaaaattaaaattgatttaatgattttttaaacaaaatttatgaatattaaatCGAGAAGTAGAAGCGTGATTTTATCGAACACATACCTCAACTCATTGCTTATATCTCAATTTAATCGCCGATGAACCTTAAAATTTCTCTTATGAATATCATTCTCGATACgatcaatgtttttttaaatcttttctcTTCTTTAACTCTTAATGGTGTAAGTTCTCAATAGAAGAAGTTCTTAATAGAAGAAATAACCTTATG is part of the Impatiens glandulifera chromosome 1, dImpGla2.1, whole genome shotgun sequence genome and encodes:
- the LOC124928706 gene encoding ubiquitin receptor RAD23b-like, which codes for MKLNVKTLKGSHFEIKVQPSDTIMAVKKNIEDIQGKDNYPCGQQLLIHNGKVLKDESTLVDNKVSEDGFLVVMLSKSKTLGASASSSTQPGLTAQPQSTITPAPETPAETKIPESSADVVSKAATSKYELHLFHHLNYQTSILNLTSSWKVRRPLSNQSQFLVDNVFNHSSSDTYTHAASNLVASSNLEQTIQQIIDMGGGNWDKETVTRALRAAYNNPERAVDYLYSGIPETTEVAVPVPHFPTSQVALEGTGMGTVSNASSIGAPNSSPLNLFPQEAISGGGNDGLGSLVFLRSNQQFQALRTMVQSNPQILQPMLQELGKQNPQLLRLIQEHHTEFLQLLNEPSDVSEGDMLDHADQEMPHSISVTPAEQEAIARLEAMGFDRAIVIEAFLACDRNEELAVNYLLEQTEDYED